The proteins below are encoded in one region of Aquisphaera giovannonii:
- a CDS encoding calcium-binding protein: MRHLLGMRSNPGRPRRGRSRHAAFLLESLERRDLKTTGCWFDANTHVLHVEGDDAADTAKVEAPNWQMGAPGTPMDVYVYQTGGGFQTTHHLVFYKQADSSEPISYIHYEGHGGNDHFVNHSPISSYVRGGDGDDVLDGGFGHDVIYGDAGKDTIRGDGAYTSPPAGQTAPLGGRDIIYGDGGDGQSGDADVIDGGFGVDSIKGDGGNDWILGGADDDDVEGGAGNDIINGGAGADWIRGGAGDDTLVGAAGNDTLLGDAGKDNLSGGVGMDTLYGNEDDDSLDGGADNDLLVGGGGNDILLGGSGADNLYGLDGNDLLDGGADNDRLYGGSGDDRLFGGLGFDTLHGDAGNDQLHGGAMSGPVADGAIDILYGDDGIDVFWFETSIERKLSDFGNGYDLSLS; encoded by the coding sequence ATGCGACATCTCCTCGGCATGCGATCCAACCCGGGGCGGCCGCGACGCGGCCGGTCCCGCCACGCGGCCTTCCTGCTGGAGTCCCTGGAGCGACGCGATCTGAAGACGACCGGCTGCTGGTTCGACGCGAACACTCACGTCCTCCACGTCGAGGGCGATGATGCCGCCGACACGGCGAAGGTCGAGGCCCCGAACTGGCAGATGGGGGCACCTGGGACCCCGATGGACGTCTACGTCTACCAGACCGGCGGCGGCTTCCAGACGACGCATCACCTCGTCTTCTACAAGCAGGCGGACTCGAGCGAGCCCATCTCCTACATCCACTACGAGGGCCACGGGGGCAACGACCACTTCGTCAACCACAGCCCGATCTCGTCCTACGTCCGCGGCGGCGACGGGGACGACGTCCTCGACGGCGGCTTCGGCCACGACGTCATCTACGGCGACGCCGGCAAGGACACCATCCGCGGCGATGGCGCGTACACGTCCCCTCCGGCCGGGCAGACCGCTCCCCTCGGGGGCCGCGACATCATCTACGGCGACGGGGGCGACGGACAGTCGGGGGACGCGGACGTGATCGACGGCGGCTTCGGCGTGGATTCCATCAAGGGCGACGGCGGCAACGACTGGATCCTGGGCGGCGCCGACGACGACGACGTCGAGGGCGGCGCCGGGAACGACATCATCAACGGCGGGGCCGGGGCCGACTGGATCCGCGGCGGGGCCGGCGATGACACGCTCGTGGGCGCCGCCGGGAACGACACTCTCCTCGGGGACGCCGGCAAGGACAACCTCTCCGGCGGCGTCGGCATGGACACGCTGTACGGCAACGAGGACGACGACAGCCTCGACGGCGGCGCGGACAACGACCTGCTCGTGGGCGGTGGCGGCAATGACATCCTGCTAGGAGGCAGCGGGGCCGACAACCTCTACGGCCTGGACGGCAACGACCTCCTCGACGGCGGTGCGGACAACGACCGCCTCTACGGCGGCTCCGGCGACGATAGGCTCTTCGGCGGACTCGGGTTCGACACGCTCCACGGCGATGCGGGCAACGATCAGCTCCATGGCGGTGCCATGTCCGGCCCGGTCGCCGACGGCGCAATCGACATCCTTTACGGCGACGACGGCATCGACGTCTTCTGGTTCGAGACGTCGATCGAGAGGAAGCTCTCCGACTTCGGCAACGGCTACGACCTGAGCCTTTCCTGA
- a CDS encoding efflux RND transporter permease subunit, producing MNGEERAVPAHGKHDFLNGIVHRFLHTNFSIILILVSLLVGLAALLVTPREEDPQIVVPLADVYVNAPGLSAGQVEQLVATPLEKYLYQIDGVEYVYSMSRESQALITVRFYVGQDRERSLVRLFKKLDENRDVVPPGVTGWVVKPVEIDDVPVVTLTLTDEEGDGDSHGLRRVGEELVQRFSALPNVSRAEVIGGEPRTVRVDLDPERLQGYNLSPLEVQKALAGANVVRPAGEFTRGDAVYRVEAGLVVDRPEQLPQVVVGVSEGRPVFLKDVATVRDGPAEAASYVRHGWGPSRHAEGEHGSVGTVVGEDAEVDAGRFWDGTSGAGPAPSRSEARPAVTIAISKQKGTNAVAVSDAVLKTAESLRREVVPSDVAIVVTRNSGLIADDKVNELIEALWVAILIVVALLTLSLGWREAIIVAVAVPVVFGLTLGVNLLFGYTINRVTLFALILSLGLLVDDPIVDVENIARHFSMRGKATRDIVLEAVAEIRPPLISATLAVIVSFLPMFFITGMMGPYMAPMALNVPVAMLMSMVVAFTITPWLAYRVLRRKFEGDGGGLHGHEPDDPDAIKETRLYKVFYPLMRPLLRSRFTAALFLLFILLLTAAAMGLAAYRSVPLKMLPFDNKNELLLTLDMDEGTTLERTDAVVREMESVVGQVPEVMDFTCYVGVAGPIDFNGLVRHYYLRRMPHQAEVRLSLVGKKHRQAQSHAVALRLHEPLARVAERHHAVVKVVELPPGPPVLSSIVAEVYGRPDHSYGDQAAAAGVVADRLRREPGVIEVDDMVEAAATRLVFEADQEKAALGGVSVEEIARTLQVALGGEVVGTVRLAGERNPLGIELRLPRPIRSSPHDLGRIRVKGRSGRLVPLAEIGAWRTTRVDQTTYHKNLERVMYVYAETAGRTPAECVLDVSFDRVRNARDRAGSVSAASPRPLDDRTFFSIGGGIPWSVPEGIRVEFAGEGEWKITLDVFRDLGLAFAAAMVMIYVILVAQTNSFLIPVVVMLAIPLTVLGVMPGFWLLNRVAGQTVGGFADPVFFTATAMIGMIALAGIVTRDSIILVDFIQQSVAKGRSLFDAIMESRVIRLRPILLTAGAAMLSSIPITLDPIFSGLAWSLIFGLIASTVFTLFVIPVTYWLLYSGSDPASQAGAEAVP from the coding sequence ATGAACGGCGAAGAGCGGGCCGTCCCAGCTCACGGGAAGCACGATTTCCTCAACGGCATCGTCCACCGGTTCCTGCACACGAACTTCTCCATCATCCTGATCCTCGTCTCCCTGCTCGTCGGCCTGGCGGCGCTCCTGGTCACGCCCCGCGAGGAGGATCCCCAGATCGTCGTCCCGCTGGCGGACGTGTACGTCAACGCGCCGGGACTTTCCGCCGGCCAGGTGGAGCAGCTCGTCGCCACGCCCCTGGAGAAGTACCTCTATCAGATCGATGGGGTCGAATACGTCTACAGCATGTCGAGGGAGAGCCAGGCGCTGATCACCGTCCGCTTCTACGTCGGGCAGGACCGCGAGCGGAGCCTGGTGAGGCTGTTCAAGAAGCTGGACGAGAACCGCGACGTGGTCCCTCCCGGCGTGACCGGATGGGTCGTGAAGCCGGTCGAGATCGACGACGTGCCGGTCGTGACCCTGACCCTGACCGACGAGGAGGGCGACGGCGACAGCCACGGCCTGCGGCGGGTCGGCGAGGAGCTGGTGCAGCGATTCTCGGCGCTGCCTAACGTCTCCAGGGCCGAGGTGATCGGCGGCGAGCCGCGGACCGTCCGCGTGGACCTCGACCCCGAACGCCTGCAGGGATACAACCTCAGCCCGCTCGAGGTCCAGAAGGCCCTCGCCGGGGCCAACGTCGTCCGGCCCGCCGGCGAATTCACCCGGGGCGACGCCGTGTACCGCGTCGAGGCCGGGCTGGTCGTCGACCGGCCCGAGCAGTTGCCGCAGGTGGTCGTCGGCGTCTCCGAGGGCCGTCCGGTCTTCCTCAAGGACGTCGCCACCGTGCGGGACGGCCCGGCGGAGGCGGCGAGCTACGTCCGCCACGGCTGGGGGCCGTCGAGGCACGCCGAGGGCGAGCACGGCTCGGTCGGCACCGTCGTCGGCGAGGACGCGGAGGTGGACGCGGGCCGATTCTGGGACGGGACGTCGGGGGCGGGCCCCGCCCCGTCGCGATCCGAGGCGCGGCCGGCCGTGACGATCGCGATCTCCAAGCAGAAGGGGACCAACGCGGTCGCCGTCTCCGACGCCGTGCTGAAGACCGCGGAGTCGCTCCGCCGGGAGGTCGTCCCCTCGGACGTCGCGATCGTCGTCACCCGCAATTCCGGCCTCATCGCCGACGACAAGGTGAATGAGCTGATCGAGGCCCTGTGGGTGGCCATCCTGATCGTCGTCGCGCTCCTGACGCTCAGCCTCGGCTGGCGCGAGGCGATCATCGTCGCCGTGGCCGTGCCGGTCGTCTTCGGGCTCACCCTGGGCGTGAACCTCCTCTTCGGCTACACGATCAACCGCGTCACGCTCTTCGCGCTGATCCTCTCGCTCGGCCTGCTGGTGGACGACCCGATCGTGGACGTAGAGAACATCGCGAGGCACTTCTCGATGCGCGGCAAGGCCACGCGTGACATCGTCCTGGAGGCCGTCGCGGAGATCCGGCCGCCGCTCATCAGCGCCACGCTGGCGGTCATCGTCAGCTTCCTGCCGATGTTCTTCATCACCGGCATGATGGGGCCGTACATGGCGCCCATGGCCCTGAACGTGCCGGTCGCCATGCTCATGTCCATGGTCGTGGCCTTCACGATCACGCCGTGGCTGGCCTACCGCGTGCTTCGGCGGAAATTCGAGGGCGACGGCGGCGGCCTCCACGGCCACGAACCGGACGACCCGGACGCGATCAAGGAGACGCGGCTCTACAAGGTCTTCTATCCCCTGATGAGACCGCTCCTCCGCTCGCGATTCACGGCCGCGCTGTTCCTGCTGTTCATCCTCCTCCTGACGGCCGCCGCGATGGGGCTGGCCGCGTACCGCTCGGTGCCGCTCAAGATGCTGCCGTTCGACAACAAGAACGAGCTGCTGCTGACGCTCGACATGGACGAGGGGACGACCCTCGAGCGCACCGACGCCGTCGTCCGCGAGATGGAGTCGGTGGTCGGGCAGGTGCCGGAGGTGATGGACTTCACCTGCTACGTCGGCGTCGCGGGCCCGATCGATTTCAACGGCCTGGTGCGGCACTATTACCTCCGCCGGATGCCGCACCAGGCCGAGGTGCGGCTCAGCCTGGTCGGCAAGAAGCACCGCCAGGCGCAGAGCCACGCGGTCGCCCTTCGGCTGCACGAGCCGCTGGCGAGGGTCGCCGAGCGGCACCACGCCGTCGTCAAGGTCGTCGAGCTGCCGCCCGGCCCCCCGGTCCTTTCGTCGATCGTGGCCGAGGTCTACGGCCGCCCCGATCATTCGTACGGCGACCAGGCGGCCGCGGCCGGGGTCGTCGCCGACCGGCTTCGCAGGGAGCCCGGCGTCATCGAGGTCGATGACATGGTCGAGGCGGCCGCCACCAGGCTCGTCTTCGAGGCCGACCAGGAGAAGGCGGCGCTCGGCGGGGTCTCGGTCGAGGAGATCGCCCGGACGCTCCAGGTGGCCCTGGGCGGGGAGGTGGTCGGCACCGTGCGCCTTGCCGGCGAGCGGAATCCGCTGGGCATCGAGCTGCGACTTCCGAGGCCGATCCGCTCCAGCCCGCACGACCTGGGACGCATCAGGGTGAAGGGTCGATCGGGCAGGCTCGTCCCCCTGGCCGAGATCGGCGCGTGGAGGACCACTCGCGTCGACCAGACGACCTACCACAAGAACCTCGAGCGCGTGATGTACGTTTACGCCGAGACGGCCGGGCGCACGCCGGCCGAGTGCGTGCTCGACGTCAGCTTCGATCGCGTGAGGAATGCCCGCGACCGCGCCGGCTCCGTGTCCGCCGCCTCGCCGCGGCCCCTCGACGACCGGACCTTCTTCTCGATCGGCGGCGGAATCCCGTGGTCTGTGCCGGAGGGCATCCGGGTCGAGTTCGCGGGCGAGGGCGAGTGGAAGATCACGCTCGACGTCTTCCGCGACCTGGGGCTGGCCTTCGCGGCGGCGATGGTGATGATCTACGTGATCCTCGTCGCCCAGACGAACTCGTTCCTCATCCCTGTCGTGGTCATGCTGGCCATCCCGCTGACCGTCCTGGGCGTGATGCCGGGATTCTGGCTCCTCAACCGCGTGGCGGGCCAGACGGTCGGCGGCTTCGCGGACCCGGTCTTCTTCACGGCGACGGCGATGATCGGCATGATCGCCCTGGCGGGCATCGTCACGCGGGACTCGATCATCCTCGTGGACTTCATCCAGCAGTCGGTGGCGAAGGGTCGCTCGCTGTTCGACGCGATCATGGAGAGCCGCGTCATCCGCCTGCGGCCGATCCTGCTGACCGCCGGCGCGGCGATGCTCTCGAGCATCCCGATCACCCTCGACCCGATCTTCTCGGGTCTCGCGTGGTCGCTGATCTTCGGCCTGATCGCCTCGACCGTCTTCACCCTGTTCGTGATCCCGGTCACGTACTGGCTTCTCTATTCGGGGAGCGATCCGGCGAGTCAGGCCGGCGCCGAGGCCGTCCCATGA
- a CDS encoding efflux RND transporter periplasmic adaptor subunit — translation MNALIEKAPESPGRSQRRPGWWKAIVSIVLLALFSAGIALLMMQLAGRFEPKVESRRAGNVEAGSPPSATAEVRLIRRPRAESAIGTIRAVYEVNVASKLLARVGEMRVKAGQEVKADELLVVLDDADLKAKHRQAVAAEAAAQAKQEQARVDCDRAERLRKQQSISQQELETSATAFRTASAEWERARQAVKEAEIILGYATVRAPMGGRIVDKRVNEGDTVTPGQVLLSMYDPGRMQMVATVRDALAMRLQVGQELPARLDALGLECHARVTEIVPESQADTRSFQVKVSGPCPPNVYSGMFGRIFIPLEDEDVLVVPAEAVRRIGQLDEVLVVDGAVVRRRAIQLGRTLKEGREVLSGLRAGERVVLTGAAPIAEDRS, via the coding sequence ATGAATGCCTTGATCGAGAAGGCACCCGAGTCGCCGGGCCGCTCGCAGCGGCGGCCCGGCTGGTGGAAGGCGATCGTCTCGATCGTGCTGCTCGCCCTTTTCTCGGCCGGGATCGCGCTCCTGATGATGCAGCTCGCCGGCAGATTCGAGCCGAAGGTGGAGTCCAGACGCGCGGGGAACGTGGAGGCGGGATCGCCGCCGTCGGCGACGGCCGAGGTCCGGCTGATCAGGCGGCCCCGCGCCGAGTCGGCCATCGGGACGATCCGCGCGGTGTACGAGGTGAACGTGGCCTCGAAGCTCCTGGCACGCGTCGGGGAGATGCGGGTCAAGGCCGGCCAGGAGGTCAAGGCCGACGAGCTGCTCGTCGTGCTCGATGACGCCGACCTGAAGGCGAAGCATCGGCAGGCGGTGGCCGCCGAGGCGGCCGCGCAGGCGAAGCAGGAGCAGGCCCGCGTCGATTGCGACCGGGCGGAGCGGCTCCGCAAGCAGCAGTCGATCTCCCAGCAGGAGCTGGAGACCTCCGCCACGGCCTTCCGGACCGCGTCAGCCGAGTGGGAGCGGGCCCGCCAGGCCGTCAAGGAGGCCGAGATCATCCTGGGCTACGCGACGGTCCGCGCGCCGATGGGCGGCCGGATCGTGGACAAGCGCGTGAACGAGGGGGACACCGTCACGCCCGGCCAGGTGCTCCTCTCGATGTACGACCCGGGCCGCATGCAGATGGTGGCCACGGTCCGCGACGCGCTGGCGATGCGGCTCCAGGTCGGCCAGGAGCTCCCCGCCCGGCTGGACGCCCTCGGCCTGGAATGCCACGCCCGGGTCACGGAGATCGTCCCCGAGTCGCAGGCCGACACCCGCTCATTCCAGGTGAAGGTCTCCGGGCCCTGCCCGCCCAACGTCTACAGCGGCATGTTCGGTCGCATCTTCATCCCGCTCGAGGACGAAGACGTCCTCGTGGTGCCGGCCGAGGCCGTCCGGCGCATCGGCCAGCTCGACGAGGTGCTCGTCGTGGACGGAGCCGTCGTGCGACGGCGGGCCATCCAGCTCGGCCGCACGCTGAAGGAAGGCCGCGAGGTCCTGTCGGGCCTGAGGGCCGGTGAGCGTGTCGTCCTGACCGGGGCCGCCCCCATCGCGGAGGACCGGTCATGA
- a CDS encoding serine/threonine-protein kinase, whose protein sequence is MSESEASPPSFSLSLAARVDRACDLFEAAWREGTRPRIEDYLEAVPEPDRSTFLGQLLASELEARLIGGERPAPADYLDRFPGHSAAISAAFDAVGVPDTLADPTMRADPGPGKSFHRVERAGPLRSTAGVPGYEILGELGRGGMGVVYKARDLRLNRVVALKTLPAADASPEAISRLLAEAEAIARLEHPQIVRVHGVGDHEGHPYFEMEYVDGGSLADRLDGRPRPPRDSAALVKALARAVHEAHRLGVVHRDIKPANVLLSADGTPKLTDFGLAKLLDDSGARAPITRSGALLGTPGYMAPEQAEGRASRVGPGADVHALGALLYELMTGRRPFPGPSLIETLEQVRTAAPAPPRSLVHGLPRDLETICLKCLEKDPLLRYGDARTLAEDLDRFLRGEPIVARPAGALERVARVVARGRGDREFVAWGPLMLLMACPLVFLAHFTVFVLARLGSPLLHASLNLPVVVVFFLLAFGAAIHGRRLPAAPGPLAQLVMSTLIGQVAGTVVLCDVHRRLTEAPQPNGYLAFYPICTASMGMMFFALGAPLWGRLYLAGLVCFAAAPMMTIDLTWAPLAFSLVIPTILLAVGLHLRRLGREDVAASEIRDGEPRRDGQASPGRR, encoded by the coding sequence ATGAGCGAGAGCGAGGCCTCCCCGCCGTCTTTCTCGCTGAGCCTCGCGGCCCGGGTGGACCGAGCGTGCGACCTCTTCGAGGCCGCCTGGCGCGAGGGGACGCGGCCGCGGATCGAGGACTACCTGGAAGCCGTCCCCGAGCCGGATCGCTCGACGTTCCTCGGTCAATTGCTCGCCTCGGAGCTGGAGGCCCGACTGATCGGTGGCGAGCGTCCCGCCCCGGCCGATTATCTGGACCGCTTCCCCGGCCACTCCGCCGCGATCTCGGCCGCGTTCGACGCGGTCGGCGTCCCCGATACGCTCGCTGACCCCACGATGCGAGCCGACCCGGGACCGGGCAAGAGCTTTCACAGGGTCGAGCGGGCTGGGCCGCTGCGGTCGACGGCCGGCGTGCCCGGATACGAGATCCTGGGCGAGTTGGGCCGCGGAGGCATGGGGGTCGTGTACAAGGCACGCGACCTGCGGCTCAACCGCGTCGTCGCCCTCAAGACGCTCCCGGCCGCTGACGCCTCGCCGGAGGCGATCTCGCGGCTGCTCGCCGAGGCCGAGGCGATCGCCCGGCTGGAGCATCCGCAGATCGTCCGCGTCCACGGGGTCGGCGACCACGAGGGCCATCCGTACTTCGAGATGGAGTACGTGGACGGCGGGTCGCTGGCTGACCGGCTCGACGGCCGCCCCCGGCCCCCGCGGGACTCGGCCGCCCTGGTAAAGGCGCTGGCCAGGGCCGTGCATGAGGCGCACCGGCTCGGCGTGGTGCATCGCGACATCAAGCCGGCCAACGTGCTCCTCTCGGCCGACGGGACGCCGAAGCTCACGGATTTCGGCCTCGCCAAACTCCTGGACGACTCGGGGGCCAGGGCGCCCATCACGAGGAGCGGGGCCCTGCTGGGGACGCCCGGGTACATGGCCCCGGAGCAGGCCGAGGGCCGGGCCTCCCGGGTCGGGCCGGGGGCCGACGTGCACGCCCTCGGGGCCCTCCTGTACGAGCTGATGACCGGCCGCCGGCCCTTCCCCGGGCCGTCGCTGATCGAGACCCTGGAGCAGGTCCGGACCGCCGCCCCGGCGCCGCCCCGCTCGCTGGTGCACGGCCTGCCCCGCGACCTGGAGACGATCTGCCTGAAGTGCCTGGAGAAGGACCCCCTCCTCCGCTACGGCGACGCCCGGACGCTGGCCGAGGACCTGGACCGGTTCCTCCGCGGCGAGCCGATCGTCGCCCGGCCGGCGGGCGCCCTGGAGCGGGTCGCCCGCGTCGTCGCCCGCGGCCGAGGCGACAGGGAGTTCGTCGCCTGGGGGCCGCTCATGCTCCTGATGGCCTGCCCGCTGGTCTTCCTGGCCCACTTCACGGTGTTCGTCCTGGCCCGGCTCGGGTCGCCCCTCCTGCACGCGAGCCTGAACCTGCCCGTCGTCGTGGTCTTCTTCCTCCTGGCCTTCGGCGCGGCGATCCACGGGCGTCGACTCCCGGCGGCGCCCGGGCCGCTCGCCCAGCTCGTGATGTCCACCCTGATCGGGCAGGTCGCCGGCACGGTCGTCCTTTGCGACGTGCACCGGCGCCTCACGGAGGCCCCGCAGCCGAACGGGTACCTGGCCTTCTACCCCATCTGCACCGCCTCGATGGGCATGATGTTCTTCGCCCTCGGGGCGCCGCTCTGGGGGCGGCTGTATCTCGCGGGGCTCGTCTGCTTCGCCGCGGCGCCGATGATGACAATCGACCTGACGTGGGCCCCCCTGGCCTTCAGCCTCGTGATCCCGACCATCCTGCTGGCCGTCGGGCTCCATCTCCGCCGGCTCGGCCGCGAGGACGTCGCCGCATCCGAGATCCGGGACGGGGAGCCCCGTCGCGACGGCCAGGCGTCGCCGGGACGGCGGTGA
- a CDS encoding glycosyltransferase, translating into MLRDSFEDLRAAVWGADLLVTHTMTFAGPIVAACEGIPWASAVLAPASLMSRFDPPVLSQAPWMSRLRPLGPRFHGPVLRHGMALAGRWVPEVDQLRADLGLPPGDNPLGDGQHAPGCVLALFSGVLGVPQADWPPQAVQTGFPFLDAPQPETDPDLERFLDAGDPPVVFTLGSSAVHDAGRFYAESLDAARRVGRRAVLIVGPDPRNRLRGRLPSWAFEAGYADHGSLFPRAWAVVHHGGVGTTAQGLRAGKPMLVVPYTFDQFDNADRVVRLGLAASISSRRYNASRSARGLGRLAEPGCQERAARIGRAVRAEDGVETACRRLDALIASRGAGAPARSANPRWRTWARPGGRD; encoded by the coding sequence TTGCTCCGGGACAGCTTCGAAGACCTCAGGGCGGCCGTCTGGGGCGCCGACCTGCTGGTCACGCACACGATGACGTTCGCCGGGCCGATCGTGGCGGCCTGCGAGGGGATACCGTGGGCCTCGGCGGTCCTGGCGCCGGCGAGCCTGATGTCGAGATTCGATCCTCCCGTCCTCTCGCAGGCGCCCTGGATGAGCCGGCTCCGGCCGCTCGGCCCGCGGTTCCACGGGCCCGTGCTCCGGCACGGGATGGCCCTGGCGGGCCGGTGGGTGCCGGAGGTCGACCAACTCCGCGCCGATCTGGGCCTGCCTCCGGGCGACAACCCGCTCGGCGACGGCCAGCATGCCCCCGGCTGCGTCCTCGCCCTGTTCTCGGGCGTCCTCGGGGTCCCTCAGGCCGACTGGCCGCCGCAGGCGGTGCAGACGGGGTTCCCGTTCCTGGACGCCCCCCAGCCCGAAACCGACCCGGACTTGGAGCGGTTCCTGGATGCGGGCGACCCGCCCGTCGTCTTCACCCTGGGATCCTCGGCGGTCCACGACGCGGGCCGTTTCTATGCCGAGAGCCTCGACGCCGCACGCCGGGTCGGTCGGCGGGCTGTCCTGATCGTCGGCCCCGACCCTCGCAACCGGCTCCGTGGGCGCCTGCCGAGCTGGGCGTTCGAGGCGGGTTACGCCGATCACGGGTCGCTCTTCCCCAGGGCCTGGGCCGTCGTCCATCACGGCGGGGTCGGGACGACCGCCCAGGGACTTCGGGCCGGGAAGCCGATGCTCGTTGTGCCTTACACCTTCGACCAGTTCGACAACGCCGACCGGGTGGTCCGGCTGGGCCTCGCCGCGTCGATCTCGTCGCGGCGATACAACGCCTCGAGGTCCGCCAGGGGGCTGGGCCGGCTCGCCGAGCCGGGATGCCAGGAGCGGGCGGCCCGGATCGGCCGGGCCGTTCGGGCCGAGGATGGCGTGGAAACCGCCTGCCGACGGCTCGATGCCCTGATCGCATCGCGAGGTGCCGGCGCCCCCGCCCGGTCCGCGAACCCGAGGTGGAGAACGTGGGCCCGACCGGGCGGGCGCGACTAA
- a CDS encoding leucine-rich repeat domain-containing protein — protein sequence MPESRRPESVPSSRVFAVGVLLAMAAFGAWVSRACLAVRAAEAEVVKLGGEVRPLGERACLGAVRFAGRPITDADLATLRPCFLATGGPASLDLSGTRVTDAGLASLEGLEVMAVLILDGTDVRGPGLAHLSGMATREDIAAELSLARTRVDDDGLSYLRPMKSLSGLDLAGTRVTGKGLRHLRGLPLLSVLRLDDCPVDDEGLSGPGGWPDVADLSLAGTRVTDAGLPRLRPPHLRCLSLDRTSVTDAGLVILAGWDGLTHLAVAATPITDAGLARLRRHPTLLSLRLGGASVTDASIRRLDGWPSLESLALDGTNVTDAGLLGLAGVPRLGRLVLRDGRTSEAGAAALTALRPNVRIDR from the coding sequence ATGCCAGAGTCGCGAAGGCCGGAGTCGGTGCCGAGTTCCCGGGTATTTGCGGTGGGGGTGCTGCTGGCCATGGCCGCCTTCGGAGCCTGGGTCTCGCGGGCCTGCCTCGCGGTCCGTGCCGCCGAGGCCGAGGTGGTGAAGCTTGGCGGCGAGGTCCGGCCCCTCGGCGAGCGAGCATGCCTCGGCGCGGTGCGCTTCGCAGGCCGTCCGATCACCGACGCCGATCTGGCCACGCTCCGGCCCTGCTTCCTGGCGACGGGGGGGCCGGCCAGCCTGGACCTCTCGGGCACGAGGGTGACCGACGCCGGGCTCGCCTCGCTCGAAGGTCTGGAGGTCATGGCGGTCCTGATCCTCGACGGGACGGATGTCCGCGGGCCCGGCCTCGCCCATCTGAGCGGGATGGCGACCCGCGAGGACATCGCCGCCGAGCTGAGCCTGGCCCGGACCCGGGTCGATGACGACGGGCTGTCTTACCTCCGGCCGATGAAGTCCCTCTCGGGGCTCGACCTGGCCGGCACGCGCGTCACCGGGAAGGGCCTTCGTCACCTCCGGGGCCTGCCGCTCCTGTCGGTCCTCCGGCTGGACGACTGCCCGGTCGACGACGAGGGACTGTCCGGACCCGGCGGCTGGCCGGACGTGGCCGACCTCAGCCTCGCGGGGACACGAGTCACGGACGCGGGCCTGCCGAGGCTGCGGCCGCCTCACCTACGCTGCCTCAGCCTCGATCGGACCTCGGTGACCGACGCCGGGCTCGTGATCCTGGCGGGCTGGGACGGTCTGACCCACCTCGCCGTCGCGGCCACGCCGATCACCGATGCCGGGCTCGCGCGGCTCCGTCGCCATCCGACCCTTCTCTCACTCAGGCTGGGTGGTGCCTCGGTGACCGACGCCTCGATCCGGAGGCTGGACGGATGGCCGTCGCTCGAATCGCTCGCCCTCGACGGGACGAACGTCACGGACGCCGGGCTGCTCGGGTTGGCTGGTGTCCCGCGGCTCGGTCGGTTGGTCCTTCGCGACGGCCGGACGTCCGAGGCCGGCGCGGCCGCGCTGACGGCGTTGCGGCCGAACGTGAGGATCGACCGTTGA
- a CDS encoding ECF-type sigma factor, protein MDHDAGGSVTLWIGDLKGGDPRAAQKLWERYFATLVGLARARLRDARRAAADEEDVVLSAFDSFFAQASSGRFPRLDDREDLWKVLVTITRRKVADQLEREGAQKRGGGRLADEAALAGPGRDGMGLDGFAGAEPSPEFAAMVADECRRRLEGLADDTLRSIALLRMEGYTNEEVAAKLGIGLRSVVRKLDLIRKSWERDQDRS, encoded by the coding sequence ATGGACCACGACGCGGGCGGATCGGTCACGCTCTGGATCGGCGACCTCAAGGGGGGCGACCCGCGCGCGGCCCAGAAGTTGTGGGAGCGGTACTTCGCGACCCTGGTGGGCCTGGCCCGGGCCCGGCTGCGAGACGCCCGTCGAGCCGCCGCGGACGAGGAGGACGTGGTCCTGAGCGCCTTCGACAGCTTCTTCGCCCAGGCGTCGTCGGGGCGGTTCCCGCGCCTCGACGACCGCGAGGACCTGTGGAAGGTGCTGGTGACGATCACGCGCCGCAAGGTCGCCGATCAGCTCGAGCGAGAGGGGGCCCAGAAGCGGGGCGGCGGCCGGCTGGCCGACGAGGCCGCCCTGGCCGGCCCCGGGCGCGACGGGATGGGGCTGGACGGATTCGCCGGCGCGGAGCCGTCCCCCGAGTTCGCCGCGATGGTGGCCGACGAGTGCCGCCGGCGGCTCGAAGGACTCGCCGACGACACCCTCCGCAGCATCGCCCTGCTCCGGATGGAGGGCTACACGAACGAGGAGGTCGCGGCCAAGCTCGGGATCGGCCTTCGTTCCGTCGTCCGCAAGCTCGACCTGATCCGCAAGAGCTGGGAGCGGGACCAGGACCGGTCATGA